Proteins encoded within one genomic window of Thioploca ingrica:
- a CDS encoding transposase produces MGALLSGLLLTVTRLTGNVNSEAVSTWITPELLPQLPKEGVIVMDNASFHKRLDIQKAIRHAGQVLLCLPPYSPQLNPIEPKWAQAKAIRQQKPGSISDIFALDEI; encoded by the coding sequence ATGGGTGCCTTATTATCCGGTTTACTACTGACCGTGACTCGGTTAACGGGCAACGTGAATTCAGAGGCTGTCTCTACTTGGATAACGCCAGAGTTATTACCTCAGTTGCCCAAAGAAGGTGTTATTGTTATGGATAATGCGAGTTTTCATAAGCGATTAGATATTCAAAAGGCTATACGTCATGCCGGTCAGGTTCTACTCTGTTTACCACCTTATTCGCCTCAATTGAACCCGATTGAACCTAAATGGGCACAAGCTAAAGCGATTCGACAACAAAAACCGGGTTCTATCTCTGACATTTTTGCTCTCGATGAAATTTAA
- a CDS encoding putative transposase codes for MTYSIDFRKKVLSITAPENLTFLAGSKRVGVGQASVVRWSQNLEPPRTRTKPTVKIPWEALAQDVEEHPESYQYKRAARVGVSRQGIA; via the coding sequence ATGACCTATTCAATTGATTTTAGAAAGAAAGTATTATCCATAACAGCACCAGAAAATCTAACCTTTTTAGCGGGATCAAAACGAGTTGGTGTCGGTCAAGCGAGTGTAGTCAGATGGTCTCAAAATCTCGAACCTCCACGAACTCGAACTAAACCGACTGTAAAGATCCCTTGGGAGGCCTTGGCTCAAGATGTTGAAGAACACCCCGAGAGCTATCAGTATAAGCGTGCCGCACGGGTTGGTGTGAGCCGGCAAGGGATTGCTTAG
- a CDS encoding ATPase codes for MLKRIYIDNYKIFVNFSLDFKQSNLLLGENGSGKTTLFEVINRLKEFVINNNNGSDRFKQLNEI; via the coding sequence ATGCTCAAACGTATCTACATTGATAACTATAAAATTTTCGTAAACTTTTCGCTAGATTTTAAGCAATCTAATCTGTTGCTTGGTGAAAATGGTTCTGGTAAAACAACTTTGTTTGAAGTGATTAATAGACTTAAAGAATTTGTTATTAATAATAACAATGGTTCGGACCGTTTTAAGCAACTGAATGAGATTTAA
- a CDS encoding heavy metal efflux pump CzcA — protein sequence MMFQFIIHHSLHQRLLVLAISILLVIYGTLVLRQMPIDVFPDLNKPTVTLMTEAEGMAPEEVEQLITFPIETAMNGLPGVTRIRSVSGIGLAIVFVEFAWGTDIYLNRQQVTERLGLVQEQLPAGIIPQMGPITSIMGEIMLIAMHGANAANTPMQIRELADWVVRPRLLTIPGVSQVIPIGGEIRQYQITPNIAMMGDLQITLAEIENALTDFAINTSGGFLEKQAREYLIRHIGRTTRLEDLQDLVVSFRSGVPILLKQVATVHFSARIKRGDASFNAQPAVILSVQKQPTADTVTLTREIEAALHELNRNMPTGITVDDILFKQANFIEASVTNVEEALRDGAIMVAVILFLFLLNFRTTFISLTAIPISILVTVLVFRYFHLSINTMTLGGLAIAIGELVDDAVVGVENVVRRLRLNHTTTSPQSIMTIISTATLEVRSAIIYATLIIVLVFVPLFALSGIEGRLFAPLGVAYIVSILASMLVSVTLTPVWCYYLLPQAKFVQHEESGLVKQLKQIDTYLLKWSFHHAKLLLIIILLMVITAITTVPFLARSFLPAFNEGTLTISVLLNPGTSLSESNKIGTLAEQLILQVPEVIKVGRRTGRAELDEHAEGVHSSEIEVDLRPSTRSRTEILQDIRSRLAALPAVVNIGQPISHRLDHLLSGVRAQIALKVFGDDLDTLRGLASNLQTQFATIPGIVDLQIEKQVRIPQTQVHLDYSKAATYAVTPAAVTHALQTLVGGRVISQIIEDNRRFDVVLRLADTDRTQQGLSNLLIETPGGYIPLNLIADIEDADGPNQISRDNSRRRIVLSANTDGSDLATIIAKIRREIAQTTLPEGYFISLEGQFQAQEAATQLISLLSLISLALIFLVLYSRYHSAIIALIIMLNIPLALVGSVIALKLTDGILSVASLIGFITLTGISARNGILKISHYLHLMAHEGEVFGQAMIIRGSLERLTPVLMTALTAAFALMPLLLAAGEPGKEILHPVAVVIFGGLISSTLLDTLITPVMFYLWCQSPAERLLALRGKASEY from the coding sequence AAACGGCGATGAATGGCTTACCGGGCGTGACTCGAATCCGATCCGTATCGGGTATTGGCTTAGCCATTGTTTTTGTAGAATTTGCTTGGGGAACCGATATTTACCTAAATCGTCAACAGGTCACCGAGCGCTTAGGATTGGTGCAAGAACAATTACCGGCTGGCATTATTCCGCAAATGGGCCCCATTACTTCCATCATGGGAGAAATTATGTTAATTGCTATGCACGGTGCCAACGCCGCTAACACGCCCATGCAAATTCGGGAACTCGCTGATTGGGTAGTTCGCCCACGCCTGTTGACTATTCCCGGGGTGTCACAAGTGATTCCCATTGGCGGAGAAATTAGACAATATCAAATTACGCCCAATATCGCTATGATGGGGGATTTACAAATTACCTTGGCCGAAATTGAGAATGCTTTGACCGATTTTGCGATCAATACTAGTGGCGGGTTTCTAGAAAAACAGGCTCGTGAATATCTGATTCGCCACATTGGACGCACGACTCGGTTAGAAGATTTGCAAGATCTGGTGGTGAGTTTTCGTAGCGGCGTACCGATTCTGCTCAAGCAGGTAGCGACAGTTCATTTTTCTGCCCGTATCAAACGCGGCGATGCGAGTTTTAATGCTCAACCCGCCGTGATTTTGTCAGTGCAAAAACAACCGACCGCCGATACCGTTACCCTGACCCGCGAAATCGAAGCCGCTTTGCACGAATTGAATAGGAATATGCCAACGGGTATCACGGTAGATGATATTTTATTTAAACAGGCTAATTTTATCGAAGCCTCGGTGACTAATGTCGAAGAAGCCCTGCGAGATGGTGCGATCATGGTGGCGGTGATACTGTTCTTATTTTTATTGAACTTTCGTACCACCTTCATTTCTCTCACCGCTATTCCCATTTCTATTTTAGTCACGGTGTTAGTTTTTCGTTATTTTCATCTGTCCATTAATACCATGACCCTAGGCGGATTGGCGATAGCCATTGGAGAATTAGTCGATGATGCGGTGGTGGGGGTGGAAAATGTGGTGAGACGCTTGCGGTTAAACCATACAACCACTTCTCCGCAATCGATCATGACGATTATCAGTACCGCTACGCTCGAAGTTCGCTCGGCCATTATTTATGCCACCTTGATTATCGTACTGGTATTCGTGCCGTTGTTTGCCTTATCCGGGATTGAAGGCAGATTATTTGCGCCACTGGGTGTAGCCTACATCGTTTCTATTTTAGCGAGCATGTTAGTCTCGGTCACGCTTACCCCGGTATGGTGTTATTACTTGTTACCACAAGCGAAATTTGTCCAACATGAAGAAAGTGGGTTAGTCAAACAACTCAAGCAAATCGATACTTATTTATTAAAATGGTCATTCCATCATGCTAAGTTATTGTTAATCATAATTTTATTAATGGTTATTACCGCAATAACGACGGTACCGTTTTTAGCACGTTCGTTTCTACCCGCCTTTAATGAAGGGACTTTAACTATTAGCGTATTACTCAATCCGGGCACCTCGTTAAGTGAATCCAATAAAATCGGTACCTTAGCCGAACAACTCATTTTACAAGTACCCGAAGTAATTAAAGTGGGTAGACGAACTGGACGTGCGGAACTGGATGAACATGCTGAAGGGGTTCATTCTTCTGAGATTGAAGTCGATTTACGTCCATCAACCCGTTCCCGAACAGAAATTTTACAAGATATTCGTTCCCGTCTCGCGGCTTTGCCGGCAGTAGTTAATATTGGACAACCGATTTCTCACCGGTTAGACCATTTATTGTCGGGGGTACGTGCCCAAATTGCCTTAAAAGTATTTGGTGATGATTTAGATACCCTGAGAGGATTAGCCAGCAATTTACAAACTCAATTCGCTACCATACCCGGGATCGTCGATTTACAAATTGAAAAACAAGTTCGTATCCCGCAAACTCAAGTTCATTTGGATTACAGCAAAGCCGCTACTTATGCAGTTACCCCGGCGGCAGTAACTCATGCCCTGCAAACTTTGGTGGGTGGGCGAGTCATTTCACAAATTATTGAGGACAATCGCCGCTTCGATGTCGTGCTACGATTGGCGGATACGGATCGAACTCAACAAGGATTATCTAATTTATTAATAGAAACACCCGGTGGCTACATTCCGCTTAACCTCATTGCTGACATTGAAGATGCGGATGGTCCCAATCAAATCAGCCGTGACAACAGTCGGCGGCGCATCGTATTATCAGCCAATACCGACGGGAGTGATTTAGCCACTATCATCGCGAAAATTCGCCGAGAAATTGCCCAAACAACCTTACCGGAGGGCTACTTCATTAGTTTAGAAGGACAATTTCAAGCGCAAGAAGCAGCGACACAACTAATTAGTCTATTATCCTTGATCTCCTTAGCGTTGATTTTCTTAGTGTTATACAGTCGCTACCATTCTGCGATTATCGCCTTAATTATCATGCTCAATATACCGCTTGCTCTGGTGGGCAGCGTAATCGCTTTAAAACTCACGGATGGGATTTTATCGGTTGCCAGCTTAATTGGTTTTATCACTTTAACCGGTATCAGTGCGCGAAATGGCATTTTGAAAATCAGCCATTATCTTCATCTCATGGCGCATGAAGGCGAAGTATTTGGTCAAGCAATGATTATTCGGGGTAGTTTAGAAAGACTTACCCCCGTACTGATGACGGCACTGACGGCTGCTTTTGCCCTAATGCCGCTATTACTGGCTGCTGGTGAACCGGGTAAAGAAATTTTACATCCAGTAGCCGTCGTTATTTTTGGAGGATTAATTAGTTCTACTTTACTTGACACCCTCATTACCCCGGTGATGTTTTACTTGTGGTGTCAATCACCGGCAGAAAGATTACTCGCACTTCGTGGTAAAGCCAGCGAATATTAA